CAGCAGAACCGCGAACTTTGAAATGCTTCACCTTGAATTCGGAAGCCATCCTATCCTCGCTGGCGATTAAACAACTTGAAACCTGACAGACAGTTTACGTCGCACAGTTGGCGCGAGCAACCAAACGCTGGCGTAGTGGACGAGGCTACAAGTCCCTCCACTGGTTATCGAAAATCGGACTCGTTCGGCTACCGTCGTCGATGACTTTGTTGTTCATAGTCGTTGCTGAGAGCGATGTGATTGTTTGACCACGTCGCCCAATACACGCATCGCGTCTTCCGCTCTTTCAGACGGGACAAAAAGGTGGTCATGATAACAGGCTGAGATTGCATTGACGCTGATGCCGTGTTCTGCCAGCTTTTCAGTTACGATGGCAAGGAAACCGATCGCCTCAAGGCTGGAGTGCACTTTGAGAGTGATCTTCCTGCAAGGAAAAGTGAAGTCGAGATGGTTCGCTTCCGCTTCGTCCTTCGCAAGAATCAGCGTCAAACCCTCCTCTTCAAGAAACTGTCCGATGGGGGAAAGGCTAAGTTCGGACGCGACTGCCGGTTCCAATGAGCAAAACACAAATTCGCCATCTTGCAGTTCCGGCCGCATGTTTTGCAGCAATGTCAGCAGATTCGCTTCGCCGTTCATCTGTTTTCCCATCGTGTTTCTGCAGCGGTTGGAGCTGAATTCATTCCCGTAGCTCGCGTGCGACGGTGAGGTAGTAGTTGCGAGCGGTTGCGTTGACCATGTTGCGAGCCAACTTCGTCAAAGCATCGGCTTTGATTTGTTTTGCATCGCGGTCGTTCTTGTCGAGGGCCAATAGATGGTCTGCGAGTTGCGTGGCCCATTGGTTGTCATCGTTCGCGAGCGCGTCTTTGGCCGCAGAGACCAGTTTCTCTTTTCCACCCGCCAACTTGGCAACACGCTCTGCTTCTGATTTCAACGTCAGGCGAAACAGATTGGATGGGTTGCCGTCGAACCAGCCAAAGTACTGGCTGAAGACGGTCCGCACGCCCCATTCGGGATGCCCGTAAAACGGTTGCAAATAGTCTTTGCTGGCGAGGCGCTCAGGAAGCTGCACGTACTCAACCAACTCATCCGGCGTCATTCCCTTGTTCATTCCCTCGACGGTTTTGTCGTGGATGAACTGAACGGCATCACGGTAATCGCCGAGGACTTGTTTGACTTCGTCTGCTCCGACAATCGGTTTGGTGTGGCCACCGACCAAGGCGACCGCATTGTTGGCAGACATATTAGTGAGGCTGTCGGCCCACAGGCGAACGCTACGGTTGGGAGTCCCTCGAATCGCGTACAAGTTTGGAAACGATCGGTAGAAATTGTCGCCAGCGAAGAGTACTTTGCCAGCCGGATACCAGACGAACAGTTCGTCGTTGGTCTCACCGGGTGCTGACACGAGTTCAAGTTCAACTCCGGCCACGTTGATCGTCTGCCGATCTCCTTCGAGAAAGTGTGACGGTTTCGACTCCGCACCTGACGCGAACGCGTGGCCGCCGCTCTTGGGGTATCGAACCGGGGCGACGCCGTTGTTGATCCGTTGCTCCGGTGGCAACTTGAATCCAGCTTGCCTTGCTGCTCGGACTGATTGAAACGTAACACCGGCATCCGTCAATGGACGGTATTCGCTTCCGAAGTTGTTGTGAGCCCAGATTTGCGGTCGC
This genomic window from Allorhodopirellula heiligendammensis contains:
- a CDS encoding ACT domain-containing protein yields the protein MNGEANLLTLLQNMRPELQDGEFVFCSLEPAVASELSLSPIGQFLEEEGLTLILAKDEAEANHLDFTFPCRKITLKVHSSLEAIGFLAIVTEKLAEHGISVNAISACYHDHLFVPSERAEDAMRVLGDVVKQSHRSQQRL
- a CDS encoding alkyl/aryl-sulfatase produces the protein MNRLFLPLILLLVAAPVFAQDNAATRKLTQQSKQFEEQIVKVADKVHVAVGFSPANVSMIVGDDGVVIVDTGMTRDDADRIVAEFRKITDKPVKAIIFTHSHGDHTGGVTSFLGAERPQIWAHNNFGSEYRPLTDAGVTFQSVRAARQAGFKLPPEQRINNGVAPVRYPKSGGHAFASGAESKPSHFLEGDRQTINVAGVELELVSAPGETNDELFVWYPAGKVLFAGDNFYRSFPNLYAIRGTPNRSVRLWADSLTNMSANNAVALVGGHTKPIVGADEVKQVLGDYRDAVQFIHDKTVEGMNKGMTPDELVEYVQLPERLASKDYLQPFYGHPEWGVRTVFSQYFGWFDGNPSNLFRLTLKSEAERVAKLAGGKEKLVSAAKDALANDDNQWATQLADHLLALDKNDRDAKQIKADALTKLARNMVNATARNYYLTVARELRE